A genomic stretch from Thermomonospora umbrina includes:
- a CDS encoding CAP domain-containing protein translates to MPSLRPGSAGPPGPARRSAGRRAVVTTATLTCAALAIAAGVGLDRLVLPAFDDSDPGVAASAQRDRVAEDAEPGSKDGRRAGTAGPLAPGRTTAPNTRRPSEDPAPPLKRLRMPDTSPSGPSGSGDGGGSGSGSGDGGSGGGTRPPSGSSGLEGAVVRLTNDERAKAGCSALRVDQRLVTSARNHSADMAAKGYFDHTSPNGDTFADRIKRTGYPSPGAENIAMGQPTAASVMRAWMDSPGHRANILNCGLKALGVGVGVGVRTGSGGPWWTQNFGWE, encoded by the coding sequence ATGCCCTCCCTCCGCCCCGGATCCGCCGGCCCGCCCGGACCGGCCCGCCGCAGCGCCGGTCGGCGAGCCGTCGTCACGACCGCGACCCTGACCTGCGCCGCGCTCGCCATCGCCGCCGGCGTCGGCCTAGACCGCCTGGTGCTGCCCGCATTCGACGACTCCGACCCGGGAGTCGCCGCGTCGGCCCAACGGGACCGTGTCGCCGAGGACGCCGAGCCCGGCTCCAAGGACGGACGGCGGGCGGGCACCGCCGGTCCCCTCGCACCCGGACGGACGACGGCCCCGAACACCCGGCGGCCCTCCGAGGACCCCGCCCCGCCCCTCAAGCGGCTGCGCATGCCCGACACCTCTCCCAGCGGCCCCTCGGGGTCCGGTGACGGCGGCGGGTCGGGTTCGGGCTCGGGGGACGGCGGCTCCGGGGGCGGCACGAGGCCGCCATCCGGCTCGTCCGGTCTGGAGGGCGCCGTGGTGCGGCTCACCAACGACGAACGGGCCAAGGCGGGATGCTCCGCGCTGCGCGTCGACCAACGACTGGTGACCTCGGCACGGAACCACTCCGCCGACATGGCGGCCAAGGGCTACTTCGACCACACCTCCCCGAACGGGGACACGTTCGCCGACCGCATCAAGAGGACCGGCTACCCCAGCCCCGGGGCCGAGAACATCGCCATGGGCCAGCCGACGGCCGCCTCCGTCATGCGAGCGTGGATGGACAGCCCCGGTCATCGCGCGAACATCCTCAACTGCGGGCTGAAGGCCCTCGGCGTCGGCGTCGGCGTCGGCGTCCGGACCGGCTCGGGCGGCCCCTGGTGGACGCAGAACTTCGGCTGGGAATGA
- the rplM gene encoding 50S ribosomal protein L13, translating into MRTYTPKPADVQRQWHVIDATDVVLGRLASQVAILLRGKHKPIYAPHMDTGDFVVIINADKVALSGNKLEKKKAYRHSGYPGGLRAVAYKDLLAKHPERAVEKAIKGMLPKNTLGRKMFGKVKVYAGPNHPHQAQQPVPFEITQVSQ; encoded by the coding sequence GTGCGCACGTACACCCCGAAGCCCGCTGACGTGCAGCGTCAGTGGCACGTCATCGACGCGACCGATGTCGTGCTGGGTCGGCTCGCCAGTCAGGTCGCAATCCTGTTGAGGGGCAAGCACAAGCCCATCTACGCGCCCCACATGGACACCGGTGACTTCGTCGTCATCATCAACGCCGACAAGGTGGCGCTGTCGGGGAACAAGCTGGAGAAGAAGAAGGCGTACCGCCACTCCGGCTACCCGGGCGGCCTCCGCGCCGTCGCGTACAAGGACCTGCTGGCCAAGCACCCCGAGCGTGCGGTCGAGAAGGCCATCAAGGGCATGCTGCCCAAGAACACCCTCGGCCGGAAGATGTTCGGCAAGGTGAAGGTCTACGCCGGCCCGAACCACCCGCACCAGGCCCAGCAGCCGGTGCCCTTCGAGATCACTCAGGTCTCGCAGTAG
- the rpsI gene encoding 30S ribosomal protein S9, producing MAENSGIETPVEGAEVEEYPEEFSGEYTTETPETSESAELDGRPIATGAASATGRRKEAIARVRIMPGTGKWTINGRTLDQYFPNKVHQQIVNEPFVQLGAEEQFDVIARVAGGGTTGQAGALRMGISRALQIVDPDHRGVLKKAGFLTRDPRVKERKKAGLKKARKAPQYSKR from the coding sequence GTGGCCGAGAACAGCGGTATCGAGACGCCCGTCGAGGGCGCCGAGGTCGAGGAGTACCCCGAGGAGTTCTCGGGCGAGTACACCACCGAGACGCCCGAGACGTCCGAGTCGGCGGAGCTGGACGGTCGGCCGATCGCCACCGGCGCCGCGTCGGCCACCGGCCGCCGCAAGGAGGCCATCGCCCGCGTCCGGATCATGCCCGGCACCGGCAAGTGGACGATCAACGGCCGGACCCTGGACCAGTACTTCCCGAACAAGGTCCACCAGCAGATCGTCAACGAGCCGTTCGTGCAGCTCGGTGCCGAGGAGCAGTTCGACGTCATCGCCCGGGTGGCCGGCGGCGGCACCACCGGCCAGGCCGGCGCGCTGCGGATGGGCATCTCCCGCGCCCTGCAGATCGTCGACCCGGACCACCGCGGCGTGCTGAAGAAGGCCGGCTTCCTGACCCGTGACCCCCGGGTCAAGGAGCGGAAGAAGGCCGGTCTCAAGAAGGCCCGTAAGGCGCCGCAGTACAGCAAGCGCTGA
- the glmM gene encoding phosphoglucosamine mutase, protein MGRLFGTDGVRGVAGRDLTGRLAMDLSVAAARVLGEAGAFEGHRPVAVVGRDPRASGEFLEAAVVAGLAGAGVDVLRLGVLPTPAVAYLTHTLDADLGVMLSASHNPAPDNGIKFFDRSGHKLADEIEDSIEAHLGEDWDAPTGAAVGRVRDAYGAVEQYVAHLLSTVPVSLDGLRVVVDCAHGAASSVAPETLRRAGAEVITIGNAPDGLNINAGCGSTHLEALREEVVRQGADAGIAHDGDADRCLAVTAGGEVVDGDQIMAILALELRETGRLAQDTVVATVMSNLGFKIALREAGIAMVETAVGDRYVLEAMKAGGYTFGGEQSGHVIMLDHATTGDGVLTGLHLLAAMARRGRKLDELAQVMHRLPQVLINVRGVDKARAKTSPELAAAIAEAETGLGDGGRVLIRPSGTEPMVRVMVEAPTPDQAQSVAERLVEVVRTL, encoded by the coding sequence GTGGGTCGACTGTTCGGAACCGATGGTGTGCGGGGTGTCGCGGGCCGCGACCTGACGGGGCGGCTGGCGATGGACCTGTCCGTCGCCGCGGCGCGGGTGCTCGGGGAGGCGGGGGCCTTCGAGGGCCACCGGCCGGTGGCGGTGGTCGGCCGGGACCCCCGGGCCTCGGGCGAGTTCCTGGAGGCGGCCGTGGTCGCCGGCCTGGCCGGGGCCGGCGTGGACGTGCTGCGCCTCGGCGTGCTGCCGACCCCGGCGGTGGCGTACCTGACCCACACGCTGGACGCCGACCTCGGGGTGATGCTGTCGGCGTCGCACAACCCGGCGCCCGACAACGGCATCAAGTTCTTCGACCGCAGCGGCCACAAGCTGGCCGACGAGATCGAGGACAGCATCGAGGCCCATCTCGGCGAGGACTGGGACGCCCCCACCGGCGCCGCCGTGGGCCGCGTCCGGGACGCGTACGGGGCCGTCGAGCAGTACGTGGCGCACCTGCTGTCCACCGTGCCGGTGTCGTTGGACGGGCTGCGCGTGGTGGTCGACTGCGCCCACGGGGCCGCCTCCTCGGTCGCGCCGGAGACGCTGCGCCGTGCGGGCGCCGAGGTCATCACCATCGGGAACGCTCCCGACGGCCTGAACATCAACGCCGGCTGCGGCTCCACCCATCTGGAGGCGCTGCGCGAGGAGGTCGTCCGGCAGGGCGCCGACGCGGGCATCGCCCACGACGGCGACGCCGACCGCTGCCTGGCGGTGACCGCGGGCGGCGAGGTCGTGGACGGCGACCAGATCATGGCCATCCTGGCGCTGGAGCTGCGGGAGACCGGACGACTCGCCCAGGACACCGTGGTCGCCACCGTGATGTCCAACCTGGGCTTCAAGATCGCGCTGCGCGAGGCCGGGATCGCCATGGTGGAGACCGCCGTGGGCGACCGCTACGTGCTGGAGGCCATGAAGGCCGGCGGCTACACCTTCGGCGGCGAGCAGTCCGGCCACGTCATCATGCTCGACCACGCCACCACCGGCGACGGGGTGCTGACCGGCCTGCACCTGCTGGCGGCGATGGCCCGCCGGGGCCGCAAGCTCGACGAGCTGGCCCAGGTCATGCACCGTCTGCCGCAGGTGCTGATCAACGTGCGCGGCGTGGACAAGGCGCGCGCCAAGACCTCCCCGGAGCTGGCCGCCGCGATCGCCGAGGCGGAGACCGGGCTCGGCGACGGCGGCCGGGTGCTGATCCGGCCCAGCGGCACCGAGCCCATGGTCCGCGTCATGGTCGAGGCCCCCACACCCGACCAGGCCCAGTCCGTCGCCGAACGCCTCGTCGAGGTCGTCCGTACGCTCTGA
- a CDS encoding HNH endonuclease family protein → MTFRRPGLIAVAAVLAASACSVEIGSGGDDPPPSGRSTDGSTARRDLARLRIATEGGGAGYAREKYGQRWRDIDNNGCDQRNDVLARDLRDIIRRDRCVVVSGRLDDPYTGRRIMFSKSDADEVQIDHLYPLALSWRMGAAGWTEARRERFANDHRNLLAVWGVVNGQKGDSGPGEWKPRKEYQCTYAIKYIAVARGYDLPITRADRDALNGFLDRCRP, encoded by the coding sequence ATGACGTTCCGACGTCCGGGCCTCATCGCGGTCGCCGCCGTTCTCGCGGCGTCCGCCTGCAGTGTCGAGATCGGCAGCGGTGGGGACGACCCGCCCCCCTCCGGTCGGAGCACGGACGGCTCCACCGCACGGCGGGACCTGGCGCGGCTGCGCATCGCCACCGAGGGCGGCGGCGCCGGCTACGCGCGGGAGAAGTACGGGCAGCGCTGGCGGGACATCGACAACAACGGCTGCGACCAGCGCAACGACGTCCTCGCCCGCGACCTGCGCGACATCATCCGGCGGGACCGCTGCGTCGTCGTCTCCGGACGCCTGGACGACCCGTACACCGGTAGGCGGATCATGTTCAGCAAGTCCGACGCCGACGAGGTGCAGATCGACCACCTCTACCCGCTGGCGCTGTCCTGGCGGATGGGCGCCGCCGGGTGGACGGAGGCGCGCCGCGAGCGCTTCGCCAACGACCACCGCAACCTGCTCGCCGTCTGGGGCGTCGTGAACGGCCAGAAGGGCGACTCCGGTCCGGGCGAGTGGAAGCCCCGCAAGGAGTACCAGTGCACCTACGCGATCAAGTACATCGCGGTGGCGCGCGGCTACGACCTGCCCATCACCCGCGCCGACCGCGACGCACTCAACGGCTTCCTCGACCGCTGCCGACCCTGA
- a CDS encoding DUF389 domain-containing protein, which translates to MLHLRVISPADRTDRVCAVLEECPGVANLVVLPGAARRPAGDLVMGDVARESADEIIEALQELDVDHDGSISLDDTDVTVSDAADEAERRAPGHGDDAVIWEELDERTIEDTRLTWAFVVFLALATQLAGIAALTDSPILVVGAMVLGPEFGAIAAICFGVVFRDVRRIGRALGTLTVGFAVAIAVTYVCALVSRWIGVIELHQLPASRPLTQFIYTPDRWSFVVALLAGAAGVLSLTAGKSSALVGVFISVTTVPAAGNLAVAMALRHWSEIDGSVLQLLVNLAGMLLAGTLTLLVQRGVWHIARKRQTAVRARTT; encoded by the coding sequence GTGCTGCATCTGCGAGTGATCTCGCCCGCCGACCGTACCGACCGGGTCTGTGCCGTTCTGGAGGAGTGCCCGGGTGTGGCCAACCTGGTGGTGCTGCCGGGGGCGGCCCGGCGGCCGGCCGGGGACCTGGTCATGGGGGACGTGGCCCGCGAGTCGGCCGACGAGATCATCGAGGCGCTCCAGGAGTTGGACGTCGACCACGACGGGTCGATCTCGCTGGACGACACCGACGTGACGGTCTCGGACGCCGCCGACGAGGCCGAGAGGCGCGCCCCCGGGCACGGCGACGACGCGGTGATCTGGGAGGAGCTGGACGAGCGCACCATCGAGGACACCAGGCTGACCTGGGCGTTCGTGGTGTTCCTGGCGCTGGCCACCCAGCTCGCCGGGATCGCCGCGCTGACCGACTCGCCGATCCTGGTGGTGGGGGCGATGGTGCTGGGCCCGGAGTTCGGGGCCATCGCGGCGATCTGCTTCGGCGTGGTGTTCCGGGACGTGCGGCGGATCGGTCGGGCGCTGGGCACGCTGACCGTCGGCTTCGCGGTGGCGATCGCGGTCACCTACGTGTGCGCGCTGGTCAGCCGGTGGATCGGGGTGATCGAGCTGCACCAACTGCCGGCGTCGCGGCCGCTGACCCAGTTCATCTACACCCCCGATCGGTGGTCGTTCGTGGTGGCGCTGCTGGCCGGGGCGGCCGGGGTGCTGTCGCTGACGGCGGGCAAGTCGTCGGCGCTGGTCGGGGTGTTCATCTCGGTGACCACCGTGCCCGCGGCGGGCAACCTCGCGGTGGCGATGGCCCTGCGGCACTGGTCGGAGATCGACGGCTCGGTGCTCCAACTGCTGGTCAACCTGGCCGGGATGCTGCTGGCGGGGACGCTGACCCTGTTGGTGCAGCGCGGCGTGTGGCACATCGCCCGAAAGCGCCAGACAGCGGTACGGGCTCGTACGACTTGA
- a CDS encoding ABC transporter ATP-binding protein yields MPIIATQGLTMRFPGVTALDDLTFAVEAGVVGLVGANGAGKSTLIKILLGLVPASAGQARVLDLDVATQGESIRERVGYMPEYECLPPDVSATEFVVHMARMTGLPPAAARERAADTLRHVGLYEERYRPMGGYSTGMRQRVKLAQALVHDPQLVFLDEPTNGLDPAGRDEMLDLIRRIGAEFGISVLVTSHLLGELERSCDHVVIIDGGRLLRSQGVAAFTAASGVLSVEVEDGMDPLGHRLAAAGLTVRPEGRLLLVDVAGEHTYDLIRDAVVDLELCLIRMEQRRHHIEEVFATPQAPQAPHPGRPGQAVVGEGTW; encoded by the coding sequence ATGCCGATCATCGCCACCCAGGGGCTGACGATGAGGTTCCCCGGAGTGACCGCTCTGGACGACCTCACGTTCGCCGTGGAAGCCGGTGTCGTCGGGCTGGTCGGCGCCAACGGCGCGGGCAAGTCGACGCTCATCAAGATCCTGCTGGGTCTGGTCCCCGCCTCCGCGGGGCAGGCCCGGGTGCTGGACCTCGACGTCGCGACCCAGGGCGAGTCGATCCGGGAGCGGGTGGGCTACATGCCCGAGTACGAGTGCCTGCCGCCGGACGTGTCGGCCACCGAGTTCGTGGTCCACATGGCGCGGATGACCGGCCTGCCGCCCGCCGCCGCCCGTGAGCGCGCCGCCGACACGCTGCGCCACGTCGGGCTGTACGAGGAGCGGTACCGGCCGATGGGCGGCTACTCCACCGGCATGCGGCAGCGGGTCAAGCTGGCGCAGGCGCTGGTGCACGACCCGCAACTGGTGTTCCTGGACGAGCCCACCAACGGGCTGGACCCGGCGGGCCGCGACGAGATGCTCGACCTGATCCGGCGGATCGGCGCCGAGTTCGGCATCAGCGTGCTCGTCACCTCGCATCTGCTGGGCGAGCTGGAGCGCAGTTGCGACCACGTGGTGATCATCGACGGCGGTCGGCTGCTGCGCTCTCAAGGGGTTGCGGCGTTCACCGCCGCCAGCGGGGTCCTGTCGGTCGAGGTCGAGGACGGCATGGACCCGCTCGGGCACCGGCTGGCCGCCGCCGGGCTGACGGTGCGCCCGGAGGGTCGGCTGCTGCTGGTGGACGTGGCGGGCGAGCACACCTACGACCTGATCAGGGACGCGGTGGTCGACCTGGAGCTGTGCCTGATCCGCATGGAGCAGCGCCGGCACCACATCGAGGAGGTCTTCGCGACGCCGCAGGCCCCTCAGGCCCCGCACCCCGGGCGCCCCGGGCAGGCCGTCGTCGGCGAAGGGACGTGGTGA
- a CDS encoding ABC transporter permease produces MAGPVRTGTIHDIGYRHYEGRRLGRAYVLRSLYVHNLRAAWGIGRPARAKVMPFLLAAVMLLPAAADVASVAITKEPDLLWPYPAYATYLQVVISIFLATQAPVLASRELRFHVVPLYFSRPVGHLDFVLAKLAAMVTALLTLMVVPVTVLYIGGLVNKVPDSGEHLLRYLGALVGCLLYALVLGSIGLVVAAFTPRRGFGVTAVIAVLMLSAAFVVIVQGIAEEQTNFTFSGWMGLLAPFNLVDAVQVRLLGAERAAVAVPPAPFGGPVALLLCAALILGSIAILHRRFRKGADL; encoded by the coding sequence ATGGCGGGACCGGTGCGCACGGGCACCATCCACGACATCGGCTATCGGCACTACGAGGGCCGCCGGCTCGGCCGCGCGTACGTGCTGCGGTCGCTGTACGTCCACAACCTGCGGGCGGCGTGGGGCATCGGTCGTCCCGCCCGCGCCAAGGTGATGCCGTTCCTGCTGGCGGCGGTGATGCTGCTGCCGGCGGCGGCGGACGTGGCGAGCGTGGCGATCACCAAGGAGCCCGACCTGCTGTGGCCGTACCCGGCGTACGCCACGTACCTGCAGGTGGTGATCTCGATCTTCCTGGCCACCCAGGCGCCGGTGCTGGCCTCCCGGGAGCTGCGGTTCCACGTGGTGCCGCTGTACTTCTCCCGGCCCGTCGGCCACCTGGACTTCGTGCTCGCCAAGCTGGCGGCGATGGTGACCGCGCTGCTGACGCTGATGGTCGTCCCGGTCACCGTGCTGTACATCGGGGGGCTGGTCAACAAGGTGCCCGACTCCGGCGAGCACCTGCTGCGCTACCTGGGCGCGCTGGTCGGCTGTCTGCTGTACGCGCTGGTGCTGGGGTCGATCGGCCTGGTGGTGGCGGCCTTCACGCCCCGACGCGGCTTCGGCGTGACGGCGGTGATCGCCGTGCTCATGCTGAGCGCCGCCTTCGTGGTCATCGTGCAGGGCATCGCCGAGGAGCAGACCAACTTCACGTTCTCCGGATGGATGGGGCTGCTGGCCCCGTTCAACCTCGTCGACGCGGTGCAGGTGCGGCTGCTGGGCGCGGAGAGGGCCGCCGTGGCGGTGCCGCCGGCCCCGTTCGGCGGGCCCGTCGCGCTGCTGCTGTGCGCGGCGCTGATCCTCGGCTCGATCGCGATCCTGCACCGCCGTTTCCGGAAGGGGGCCGACCTGTGA
- a CDS encoding ABC transporter ATP-binding protein, with translation MTVIRLENVSRWYGNVVAVNGVSMTIGPGVTGLLGPNGAGKSTLIHMMGGFLPASSGTVTLDGEPIWSNPEIYRRLGLVPEREAAYDFLTGKQFVLAMAKLFKLPDPGAATARALALVEMEYAQERVIGKYSKGMKQRIKMASALVHDPPVLLLDEPFNGMDPRQRLHLMDLIRRMAAEGRTILFSSHILEEVERVAGHIEVVVAGRHAASGDFRAIRRLMSDRPHQFLVRSTDDRVLAAAIIADGSARAVELTAKGVRVEAVDFRRFTRLLPRLARDSGVRLWEVSPSDESLESVFAYLVAR, from the coding sequence GTGACCGTGATTCGGCTGGAGAACGTGTCCCGCTGGTACGGGAACGTGGTGGCGGTCAACGGGGTGTCGATGACCATCGGCCCCGGGGTGACCGGCCTGCTGGGGCCCAACGGGGCGGGCAAGTCGACGCTCATCCACATGATGGGCGGGTTCCTGCCGGCGTCCTCCGGGACGGTCACGCTGGACGGCGAGCCGATCTGGAGCAACCCGGAGATCTACCGGCGGCTCGGGCTGGTGCCCGAGCGGGAGGCCGCGTACGACTTCCTGACCGGCAAGCAGTTCGTGCTGGCCATGGCCAAGCTGTTCAAGCTGCCCGACCCGGGGGCCGCGACCGCCCGCGCGCTGGCCCTGGTGGAGATGGAGTACGCCCAGGAGCGCGTGATCGGCAAGTACTCCAAGGGCATGAAGCAGCGGATCAAGATGGCGTCCGCGCTCGTTCACGACCCGCCCGTGCTGCTGCTCGACGAGCCGTTCAACGGGATGGACCCGCGTCAGCGCCTCCATCTGATGGACCTGATCCGGCGGATGGCCGCCGAGGGCCGCACCATCCTGTTCAGCTCCCACATCCTCGAGGAGGTCGAACGGGTCGCCGGGCACATCGAGGTCGTCGTGGCCGGCCGGCACGCCGCCTCCGGGGACTTCCGGGCGATCCGGCGGCTGATGAGCGACCGGCCGCACCAGTTCCTGGTGCGCTCGACCGACGACCGGGTCCTCGCGGCGGCGATCATCGCCGACGGGTCCGCCCGCGCCGTGGAGTTGACCGCCAAGGGTGTCCGGGTCGAGGCGGTGGACTTCCGCCGGTTCACCCGGCTGCTGCCCCGGCTGGCCCGCGACTCCGGGGTCCGGCTGTGGGAGGTCTCGCCTTCCGACGAGTCGCTGGAGAGCGTGTTCGCCTACCTGGTGGCCCGGTGA
- a CDS encoding ABC transporter permease subunit encodes MNTTIALITLRAMLGRRRVLLLFALPMLLLVLAAGLRIGDFSDLDVSAGVLQQFALATLLPLLALIAGTGVIGPEIDDGQIMYILTKPIPRHVVVLTKLLVANLLVVVFAVIPTLMAGMVMSGTTAGVGVAFTVGTLVAGVAYTSVFVALAVASRNAVTIGLLYALVWESLLGNYAPGARSASIQQWGLSITDALTSTAAVEASVRTPVAALLLATVTIGATALAAMRLRTLSVVGGESS; translated from the coding sequence ATGAACACGACCATCGCCCTCATCACGCTCCGGGCCATGCTCGGTCGGCGGCGGGTGCTGCTGCTGTTCGCGCTGCCGATGCTGCTGCTGGTGCTGGCGGCGGGGCTGCGCATCGGCGACTTCAGCGACCTGGACGTCTCCGCCGGGGTGCTGCAGCAGTTCGCGCTCGCGACCCTGCTGCCGCTGCTGGCGCTGATCGCGGGCACCGGGGTGATCGGGCCGGAGATCGACGACGGTCAGATCATGTACATCCTGACCAAGCCGATCCCCCGGCACGTGGTGGTCCTCACGAAGCTGCTCGTCGCGAACCTGCTGGTCGTGGTGTTCGCCGTGATACCCACGCTGATGGCCGGCATGGTGATGAGCGGTACGACGGCCGGGGTCGGCGTCGCGTTCACCGTGGGGACGCTCGTCGCCGGGGTCGCGTACACCTCGGTGTTCGTGGCCTTGGCGGTGGCCAGCCGCAACGCGGTGACGATCGGGCTGCTGTACGCCCTGGTGTGGGAGTCGCTGCTGGGCAACTACGCACCCGGGGCCCGTTCGGCGTCCATCCAACAGTGGGGGCTGTCGATCACCGACGCGCTGACCTCGACGGCGGCGGTGGAGGCGAGCGTCCGGACCCCCGTCGCGGCACTGCTGCTGGCCACCGTCACCATCGGGGCCACCGCACTCGCCGCGATGCGGCTCCGCACCCTGTCGGTCGTCGGCGGCGAGTCCTCGTAA
- the glmS gene encoding glutamine--fructose-6-phosphate transaminase (isomerizing), producing the protein MCGIVGYVGAKPALDVVIEGLARLEYRGYDSAGVAILADGGLSTAKRAGKLVNLRNALEEAPPPAGTVGMGHTRWATHGAPNDRNAHPHVDCTGRVAVIHNGIIENFAALRAELTERGHELGSDTDTEVVAHLLEEGLREAGEGGLPEAMRRVCRMLEGAFTLVAVYAGDPDVVVGARRNSPLVVGVGEGENFLASDVAAFIAHTRDAIELGQDQVVELRRDGVTVTDFEGKPAEVHEYHVDWDVTAAEKGGYDYFMLKEIAEQPRAVADTLLGRIGTDGRLTLDEMRITDEQLREIDKIIIVACGTSYHAGLIAKYAIEHWAGLPCEVELASEFRYRDPILTRTTLVIAISQSGESMDTLMAVRHAREQHAPVLCVCNVNGSTMPRECDGVLYTHAGPEVGVAATKTFLTQLVAVYLIALYLAQVRGTKWGDEVFAMVQLLATMPDKVDKVLETMEPVRELARSLAGERCVLFLGRHVGFPVALEGALKLKELAYMHAEGFAAGELKHGPIALIEEDLPVVVVVPPRARAVLHDKIVSNIQEIRARGARTIVIAEDGDDSVEPYSDTLIRVPAVPTLLQPLVATVPLQVFSCELAVAKGHDVDQPRNLAKSVTVE; encoded by the coding sequence ATGTGCGGAATCGTGGGCTACGTGGGCGCGAAGCCCGCGCTCGATGTCGTGATCGAAGGGCTCGCCCGGTTGGAGTACCGGGGGTACGACTCGGCCGGGGTCGCGATCCTGGCCGACGGCGGGCTGTCGACGGCGAAGCGGGCGGGCAAGCTGGTCAACCTGCGCAACGCGCTGGAGGAGGCCCCGCCGCCCGCCGGGACGGTCGGGATGGGCCACACGCGCTGGGCCACCCACGGGGCGCCCAACGACCGCAACGCGCACCCGCACGTGGACTGCACCGGCCGCGTCGCCGTGATCCACAACGGGATCATCGAGAACTTCGCCGCGCTCCGCGCCGAGCTGACCGAGCGGGGCCACGAGTTGGGCTCCGACACCGACACGGAGGTCGTCGCGCACCTGCTGGAGGAGGGGCTGCGCGAGGCCGGTGAGGGCGGGCTGCCCGAGGCGATGCGCCGGGTGTGCCGGATGCTGGAGGGCGCCTTCACGCTGGTCGCGGTGTACGCCGGGGACCCGGACGTGGTGGTCGGCGCCCGCCGCAACTCGCCGCTGGTCGTGGGGGTCGGCGAGGGGGAGAACTTCCTCGCCAGCGATGTCGCCGCGTTCATCGCCCACACCCGCGACGCCATCGAGCTGGGGCAGGACCAGGTCGTGGAGCTGCGCCGCGACGGGGTGACCGTCACCGACTTCGAGGGCAAGCCCGCCGAGGTCCACGAGTACCACGTCGACTGGGACGTCACCGCCGCCGAGAAGGGCGGCTACGACTACTTCATGCTCAAGGAGATCGCCGAGCAGCCCAGGGCCGTCGCCGACACGCTGCTGGGCCGGATCGGCACGGACGGCCGGCTGACGCTGGACGAGATGCGGATCACCGACGAGCAGCTCCGCGAGATCGACAAGATCATCATCGTGGCCTGCGGCACCTCGTACCATGCCGGGCTGATCGCCAAGTACGCCATCGAGCACTGGGCGGGGCTGCCCTGCGAGGTGGAGCTGGCCAGCGAGTTCCGCTACCGCGACCCGATCCTGACGCGCACCACGCTGGTCATCGCGATCTCCCAGTCCGGGGAGTCGATGGACACCCTGATGGCCGTTCGGCACGCCCGCGAGCAGCACGCGCCCGTGCTGTGCGTGTGCAACGTCAACGGCTCGACGATGCCCCGCGAGTGCGACGGCGTGCTCTACACCCACGCCGGGCCCGAGGTCGGGGTGGCCGCCACCAAGACGTTCCTCACCCAGCTCGTCGCCGTCTACCTGATCGCCCTCTACCTGGCGCAGGTGCGGGGCACCAAGTGGGGCGACGAGGTCTTCGCCATGGTGCAGTTGCTGGCCACCATGCCGGACAAGGTCGACAAGGTGCTGGAGACCATGGAGCCGGTCCGCGAGCTGGCCCGGTCGCTGGCGGGGGAGCGGTGCGTGCTGTTCCTGGGCCGCCACGTGGGCTTCCCGGTGGCTCTGGAGGGCGCGCTCAAGCTCAAGGAGCTGGCCTACATGCACGCCGAGGGCTTCGCGGCGGGCGAGTTGAAGCACGGTCCGATCGCGCTGATCGAGGAGGACCTGCCGGTCGTGGTGGTGGTGCCGCCGCGCGCCCGCGCGGTGCTGCACGACAAGATCGTCTCCAACATCCAGGAGATCCGCGCCCGGGGCGCCCGCACGATCGTGATCGCCGAGGACGGCGACGACTCGGTGGAGCCGTACTCCGACACGCTGATCCGGGTCCCGGCGGTGCCGACGCTGCTGCAGCCGTTGGTGGCGACGGTGCCGCTGCAGGTGTTCTCCTGTGAGCTGGCGGTGGCCAAGGGGCACGACGTCGACCAGCCCCGCAACCTCGCCAAGTCCGTCACGGTCGAGTAA